The stretch of DNA CTGGAGTGCTCGGGTGACAGAAGGGCGCGGCCCGTGAAGCCCATGCTCGTGCGCGCAGCCGGCATGATCCTGATCCGGGTCGTGCTCGTGCACGTGCTCTGTTGCTTGTGAGTGCGAATGGGCCATGTCTCGGTGCTCCGACCCTGGTGCTGGCGAGGGACGATTGGATTAAGGTAGCTTACAGCCTGTGCTTACGCGCCTGATCGCCATTGTCGTACTGCTCACGTTGAATGCCTTCTTCGTCGCCGCCGAGTTCGCGCTGGTCCGGTCGCGACGCACGCGCCTCGAAGCAATGGCACGCGCAGGAGACAAGTTGGCGCGTCTCGCGTTGCGTGCGACGGGCAACCTCCCGAGGCTCCTCTCCGCAAGCCAACTCGGCATCACCGTCGCAAGTTTGGCTCTCGGCGCCCTCGCTGAAGACGCGCTCGGCAGCAATCTGACGATCTGGCTCGATACGCTGCCGATCGGGTTTCGACTCGCGGTTCGCGTCGGCATCGCATCGGCAATCGCGATCACGATCGTTACGTACTTGCACGTCGTCTTCGGGGAGTTGGCGCCGCGAAGCGTTGCGCTCGCGCATCCGGAGCGCTTCGCGAGACTGCTTGCGCCGCCGCTCATCATCTTCGAGACGATGGTTCGTCCCTTCACGATCGTACTCAACGGCTCAGCCGTTTTCGTGCTGCGAGTGGCGGGGCAATCTCCGCAGTCGCTCGACGAAGCCGTCCACTCGCCCGAGGAGCTTCGCATTCTTGTCGAGCAGAGTGAAGAGAAAGGCGCACTCGAGGCGGGCGACGCCGACATGCTCGAGGGAGTGTTCGAGTTCTCTGAAAAGAACGCTCGTGAGGTCATGACTCCGCGCACCGAGATCGACGCGCTGCCGTTGGATGCATCGTTGGATGAAACGCTGCAACTCATCGAGGAAACTCAGCGGTCGCGGTATCCGGTTTACGAGGAGACGATCGACAACATCATCGGTCTCGTCCTCGCAAAAGACCTTCTGCCAGTTCTTCGCAATCCGCCCGTTCAATTTTCTTTGCGCGGGATCATGCGACCCGTACATGTCGTGCCGGGATCGCGCGAAGTCGAGGAAGTGCTCGCGGATTTCAAGCGCCTCAAGGAGCACATGGCGATCGTACTCGACGAGTACGGAGGAACAGCGGGCGTCGTCACGATGGAGGACTTGCTCGAAGAGATCGTGGGCGAGATTCTCGACGAATACGACGAGCCGCCCGAGGCGCCGGAACGGGAAGGTCCGGACATCGTCGTCGTCGCCGGATCGACGCACATCAGCGAGCTGAATGAGCGATTTGGCCTCAGCGTGCCTGACGAGGATTACACGACGATTGGCGGATTCGTGTTCGGCGCGCTCGGTCGCTTGCCGGTAACGGGCGATCGGGTGACGGCCGGGAATGCGGTGTTCACGGTGCGCGAAATGGACGGCCGACGCATCGAATCGCTGGCGATCGACCTTCATGCCGCGGGCGACCGCCGTGCGGCAGTTCGCGCGGAAGAAGGCTAGTCGAGTGAGCGCGGGTCGCCCCCGGGGGCGGTGTGGCCTCCGTGCGCGGCGAGAGCGGGAGCGGGGCCGCTCCTGCTATCCGCGCGCACGGAACACCGACCGCCCCGGAGCGACCGCTCTCGCCGCGCACGGAAGCCAATCGTGCCCCGGAGTGACCGAGATCTCAAATACGGTCCGCCAATCGCACCGCGATC from Gemmatimonadaceae bacterium encodes:
- a CDS encoding hemolysin family protein, with the protein product MLTRLIAIVVLLTLNAFFVAAEFALVRSRRTRLEAMARAGDKLARLALRATGNLPRLLSASQLGITVASLALGALAEDALGSNLTIWLDTLPIGFRLAVRVGIASAIAITIVTYLHVVFGELAPRSVALAHPERFARLLAPPLIIFETMVRPFTIVLNGSAVFVLRVAGQSPQSLDEAVHSPEELRILVEQSEEKGALEAGDADMLEGVFEFSEKNAREVMTPRTEIDALPLDASLDETLQLIEETQRSRYPVYEETIDNIIGLVLAKDLLPVLRNPPVQFSLRGIMRPVHVVPGSREVEEVLADFKRLKEHMAIVLDEYGGTAGVVTMEDLLEEIVGEILDEYDEPPEAPEREGPDIVVVAGSTHISELNERFGLSVPDEDYTTIGGFVFGALGRLPVTGDRVTAGNAVFTVREMDGRRIESLAIDLHAAGDRRAAVRAEEG